Proteins encoded by one window of Crassostrea angulata isolate pt1a10 chromosome 9, ASM2561291v2, whole genome shotgun sequence:
- the LOC128162570 gene encoding E3 ubiquitin-protein ligase TRIM71-like: MDPWNSAHDVVRCTLCQESVAPMYCEVCHTHLCKDCVEEHFSDSSKVHEVVSLKQDLTTLNNPKCRKHPTKQCELHCEQCDIPICAECISSGKHLGHKQVDMFQRFENKTEILQKDLQELEKSIYLKYKEIASNIQAQKADLSQNSQKLSTAIDKQGEVWHREIDTTITNLKSNVEEMESKHLPILNKQEDEITRAISEITQTIAELKKLLNSKNVSLVSEYKSRNAEFRRLPPKLKVSLPKFRPQEIHTDQLNEQFGSLSALSFTTQEQDYSMPPQGAESSPPDRSLMDVPRVITAIDTEYRYGIYGVMCVNDTEIWTCGKDSMMNLYNPQGELVKSNQTKSGKYPYDIAVTRSGDLVYTDYDELTVSIVKNTQIQTVIGLQGWIPYGVCSTSSGDLLVVMVSDDKDDSDESDSDDDDHKQTKIVRYSGSTEKQSIQYDDKGQLLYSTGGLFNTKYISENRNLDICMSDRDARAVVVVNQAGKLRFTYTGPPSTTEKSFYPYGITTDSQGRILTADQYNHRIHILDQDGQFLRYIDNCDLQAPWGLCVDTRDNLFVAEYDTGKVKKIQYYM, translated from the coding sequence ATGGATCCGTGGAACAGCGCCCATGATGTTGTACGCTGCACCCTGTGTCAGGAATCTGTGGCCCCAATGTACTGTGAAGTTTGTCATACACATCTGTGTAAAGACTGTGTGGAGGAACATTTCTCTGATTCCTCTAAAGTTCATGAAGTGGTGTCACTTAAACAAGATCTAACCACTTTGAACAATCCTAAATGTAGGAAACACCCCACCAAACAATGTGAACTccactgtgaacaatgtgacattcctatttgtgcagAGTGTATATCATCTGGAAAACATTTAGGACATAAACAAGTCGACATGTTCCAAaggtttgaaaacaaaacagaaattttacaaaaagatttgcaagaattagaaaaatccatttatcttAAATACAAAGAGATTGCATCCAACATCCAAGCGCAGAAAGCTGATCTGAGTCAAAACTCCCAGAAATTGTCAACAGCAATCGACAAACAAGGAGAAgtctggcacagagaaatagacaccacTATCACAAACCTGAAATCTAACGTGGAGGAAATGGAATCCAAACACCTGCCCATCCTAAataaacaggaagatgaaatcacacgtgccatttctgaaatcacacagaccattGCTGAACTGAAGAAGTTACTGAACTCCAAAAATGTCAGCCTTGTCTCTGAGTACAAATCCAGGAAcgctgaattcagaagattgcctcctaaactcaaagTGTCCTTACCAAAGTTTAGGCCTCAGGAAATCCACACAGATCAGCTGAAtgaacagtttggttctctgtcagcattATCTTTTACAACACAGGAACAAGACTACAGCATGCCGCCCCAGGGAGCCGAGTCCTCTCCCCCAGACCGGTCACTGATGGATGTACCCCGGGTCATCACAGCTATAGACACAGAGTATAGGTATGGAATATATGGTGTGATGTGTGTGAATGATACAGAGATATGGACATGTGGTAAGGACAGCATGATGAACCTCTACAACCCCCAAGGGGAACTAGTGAAGTCCaaccaaaccaagtcagggaagtATCCATacgacatagcagtgacaaggagtggggatctagtttatactgattacgATGAATTAACTGTGagcatagtgaagaatacacagatacagacagtgatcggACTACAGGGGTGGATACCTTacggtgtctgtagtacctcctctggtgacctcctggttgtcatggtcAGTGATGATAAAGATGATAGTGATGAGAGTGACAGTGATGACGATGatcataaacaaacaaaaattgtgcgttactctggctccacagaaaaacaaagtattcaatACGATGACAAAGGACAACTTCTCTATTCAACTGGTGGATTATTTAAcactaaatacatcagtgagaacaggaacctagatatctgtatGTCAGACCGTGACgcccgtgcagtagtggtggtcaatcaggccgggaaactccggtttacctacactggtcctccctctactaccgAGAAATCATTCTATCCatacggcatcacaacagacagccagggtcggatcctgacagcagaccagtacaaccaccgtatccacatcctggatcaggacggacagttcctccgctacattgacaactgtgatTTACAGGCTCCATGGGGTTtgtgtgtggacaccagagacaacctctttgtggctgagtatgacacaggtaaagtgaagaaaatccaatattacatgtaa